In the genome of Gordonia rubripertincta, one region contains:
- a CDS encoding 3-oxoacyl-ACP reductase: MAANGTTGLYSSFVHSGPGAFIAKQAGLPVPPPLRRYKPSEPPLPGPVLLGGSGRLVEPLREMLSGDDYDLIQNALTGRSADKYGGLVFDATGITSPAELRQLFEFFQPAMRSTAPCARFLVIGTTPELVTDPSERVAQRALEGFTRSLGKELLKGSTVQLVYVSPDAKTGLSGLESTVRFVLSAKSAFVDAQVIRVGSADATAPKDWDRPLEGKVAVVTGAARGIGATIAEVLARDGAHVIAADVPQAGDALSETANKVGGTAFPLDVTAPDAGDKLAEHALERHGGIDIIVNNAGITRDKLLANMDDARWDAVIAVNLIAPQTLVEKLLEKGALREGGAVIDVSSIAGIAGNRGQTNYGASKAGVIGLVDAYAPILGEKGITINAVAPGFIETKMTAAIPLATREAGRLMSSLQQGGQTVDVAETVAYFANPASSAITGNVVRVCGQGFLGA; the protein is encoded by the coding sequence ATGGCCGCCAACGGAACAACTGGCCTGTACTCGAGCTTCGTCCATTCCGGCCCGGGCGCTTTCATCGCCAAGCAGGCCGGCCTCCCCGTCCCGCCGCCCCTGCGGCGGTACAAGCCGTCGGAGCCGCCGCTGCCGGGTCCGGTGCTGCTCGGAGGCTCGGGGCGCCTCGTCGAACCGCTCCGGGAGATGCTCTCGGGCGACGATTACGACCTCATCCAGAACGCCCTGACCGGCCGTAGCGCCGACAAGTACGGCGGCCTGGTCTTCGACGCCACCGGCATCACCTCCCCGGCCGAGCTGCGTCAGTTGTTCGAGTTCTTCCAGCCGGCCATGCGCTCGACCGCGCCGTGCGCGCGCTTCCTGGTCATCGGCACCACGCCGGAGCTGGTGACCGACCCGTCCGAGCGTGTCGCGCAGCGGGCCCTCGAGGGCTTCACCCGCTCGCTCGGCAAGGAGCTGCTCAAGGGCTCCACCGTCCAACTCGTGTACGTCTCGCCGGACGCCAAGACCGGCCTGAGCGGCCTGGAATCGACCGTACGCTTCGTGCTGTCGGCCAAGTCCGCTTTCGTCGACGCACAGGTCATCCGCGTCGGTTCGGCCGACGCGACCGCCCCGAAGGACTGGGATCGTCCGCTGGAGGGCAAGGTCGCCGTGGTCACCGGCGCCGCCCGCGGCATCGGCGCGACCATCGCCGAGGTCCTCGCGCGCGACGGCGCCCACGTCATCGCCGCCGACGTCCCGCAGGCCGGGGACGCGCTGTCGGAGACGGCCAACAAGGTCGGCGGCACCGCGTTCCCGCTGGATGTGACCGCTCCGGACGCCGGCGACAAGCTCGCCGAGCACGCCCTCGAGCGCCACGGCGGCATCGACATCATCGTCAACAACGCCGGCATCACCCGCGACAAGCTGCTCGCCAACATGGACGACGCCCGCTGGGACGCCGTCATCGCGGTGAACCTCATCGCTCCGCAGACCCTCGTCGAGAAGCTGCTGGAGAAGGGTGCACTCCGTGAGGGCGGCGCGGTCATCGACGTCTCGTCGATCGCCGGCATCGCCGGTAACCGCGGCCAGACCAACTACGGCGCATCGAAGGCCGGTGTCATCGGCCTGGTCGACGCCTACGCGCCGATCCTGGGCGAGAAGGGCATCACCATCAACGCCGTCGCCCCCGGCTTCATCGAGACCAAGATGACCGCGGCGATCCCGCTGGCCACCCGCGAGGCTGGTCGCCTGATGAGCTCGCTGCAGCAGGGCGGCCAGACCGTCGACGTCGCCGAGACCGTCGCCTACTTCGCCAACCCGGCGAGCTCCGCCATCACCGGCAACGTGGTCCGTGTCTGCGGCCAGGGATTCCTGGGTGCGTGA
- a CDS encoding MaoC/PaaZ C-terminal domain-containing protein translates to MGKTITLPGAPGTGELYGKAVTGMLPGIGKPARVPADAPLPDTHYRLDDVRVDPAALQAYCHATGQRFGATLPVTYPFVLQFPVVMKLLTSDEFPFGAIGSVHMTNTIERKRPIEVGEPLSIETHAENLREHRKGILVDVISEISVGTELVTRQTATFLKQQRTTLSDEPRGPEPKSKTPPPPDSVLAVDLGRIREYAAASGDRNPIHMANLTAKAFGFPKAIAHGMWSAAAAIANVEAQLPGAVTYDVKFGKPILLPAKVNLYTRRIDGEGNFDIAIRDRRKGFPHLTATTRKG, encoded by the coding sequence ATGGGTAAGACGATCACCCTCCCCGGCGCCCCCGGCACCGGCGAGCTCTACGGCAAGGCAGTCACCGGGATGCTGCCGGGTATCGGCAAGCCCGCCCGCGTCCCGGCCGACGCCCCCCTCCCCGACACCCACTACCGACTCGACGACGTCCGCGTCGATCCCGCTGCGCTGCAGGCGTATTGCCACGCGACCGGTCAGCGCTTCGGCGCCACCCTGCCGGTGACGTACCCGTTCGTGCTGCAGTTCCCGGTGGTCATGAAGCTGCTGACGTCGGACGAGTTCCCGTTCGGCGCAATCGGTTCGGTCCACATGACGAACACGATCGAGCGGAAGCGACCGATCGAGGTCGGCGAACCGCTGTCCATCGAGACCCATGCCGAGAACCTGCGTGAGCATCGCAAGGGCATCCTCGTCGACGTCATCAGCGAGATCAGCGTCGGCACCGAACTGGTGACCAGGCAGACGGCGACCTTCCTCAAGCAGCAGCGGACCACCCTGTCCGACGAGCCGCGCGGTCCCGAGCCGAAGTCGAAGACCCCGCCGCCGCCGGATTCGGTTCTGGCCGTGGACTTGGGGCGCATCCGCGAGTACGCCGCGGCGTCGGGCGACCGCAACCCGATCCACATGGCGAACCTGACGGCCAAGGCCTTCGGGTTCCCCAAGGCGATCGCCCACGGGATGTGGAGTGCCGCAGCGGCGATCGCGAACGTCGAGGCCCAGCTGCCCGGCGCGGTCACCTACGACGTCAAGTTCGGCAAGCCGATCCTGCTGCCCGCCAAGGTGAACCTCTACACCCGCCGCATCGACGGTGAGGGCAACTTCGACATAGCGATCCGCGACCGTCGCAAGGGATTCCCGCACCTCACCGCGACCACACGGAAGGGCTGA
- a CDS encoding TetR/AcrR family transcriptional regulator codes for MSGGTKRLPRAVREQQMLDAAVKVFAQNGFRETSMDAIASEAQISKPMLYLYYGSKEELFSACIARESGLFIDAMSVGFDPSLTQREQAVTVIREFLRFVHENRESWRVLYRVAIGTASFAGIVSDSRQRVTEMVAALIKAGTTVETAGDIDFELTAVAIVGACEAVADRITEGDVDLEKATNMLVGIAWRGLKGVGTDI; via the coding sequence ATGTCGGGCGGAACCAAGCGCCTGCCGCGTGCAGTGCGTGAGCAGCAGATGCTCGACGCCGCCGTGAAGGTGTTCGCGCAGAACGGTTTCCGCGAGACCTCGATGGATGCCATCGCGTCCGAGGCGCAGATCTCCAAGCCGATGCTGTACCTGTACTACGGCTCCAAGGAGGAGCTGTTCAGCGCCTGCATCGCCCGTGAGTCCGGACTGTTCATCGACGCGATGAGCGTCGGCTTCGACCCGTCACTCACTCAGCGCGAGCAGGCCGTCACCGTCATCCGCGAGTTCCTCCGCTTCGTGCACGAGAACCGGGAGTCCTGGCGTGTGCTGTACCGCGTGGCGATCGGCACCGCGAGCTTCGCCGGCATCGTCTCCGACAGCCGTCAGCGCGTCACCGAGATGGTCGCCGCACTCATCAAGGCCGGTACCACCGTCGAGACCGCCGGTGACATCGACTTCGAACTCACCGCCGTCGCCATCGTCGGCGCCTGCGAGGCGGTTGCCGACCGCATCACCGAGGGCGACGTCGACCTCGAGAAGGCCACCAACATGCTCGTCGGCATCGCCTGGCGCGGCCTGAAGGGTGTCGGTACCGACATCTGA